Part of the Nitrospirae bacterium CG2_30_53_67 genome, TCGCGCCCATCGCCGTAAAAAGCGGGGCCGTGGTCGTGGATAACAGCAGCGCATTCCGTACGGATCCCGATATCCCTCTGGTGGTTCCGGAGGTGAATGCGCCGGCCCTGGCGCGCCACCATGGGATCATCGCCAATCCCAACTGCTCCACCATCCAGATGGTTGTTGCCTTGAAGCCGATCCATGACGTGGCGAAGATCCGAAGGATCGTGGTGACCACGTTCCAGGCGGTCTCCGGCACGGGGCAGAAGGCCATGGATGAACTTTTGGATCAGACCCGTTCCCTGCTCTCTTTCAGGGAAGTCGTCCACAAGGTCTATCCCCATCAGATCGCCTTCAACTGTCTGCCGCACATCGACGTATTTCTTCCGAACGGTTATTCCAAAGAAGAGATGAAGATGGTGAACGAGACGAGAAAGATTCTGGAAGACGACAGCATCGGTGTTACGGCGACCACGGTCCGGGTTCCGGTCTTCCGCTGTCATTCCGAATCGGTCAATATCCAGACCGAAAAGAAGATTACGGCCGGCCAGGCGAGGGAATTGCTGGCGTATGCCGAAGGAGTCTGTGTGCTGGACGATCCGGCAAACCATATCTACCCCATGGCCATCGACGCGGCCGGCAAGGACGAGACCTTTGTCGGAAGGATACGGGAAGACGAATCCATAGAGAACGGGCTCAACCTGTGGATTGTTTCGGACAATCTCCGGAAAGGCGCCGCCTTGAATGCCGTTCAGATCGCCGAACGCCTTATTTCCTGAGAGATGTTGAGGGTCGCTGCTCGCTCGAAGTGGTCCTGTTCGTAAATATGGTAACGTACCGACTTGTACTCGGTTTACCGGTAGAGGGTCATAGGGTGGTTTCATCAAGGGGCGTGACTGAGACGTACCCCCTGTGGTACGTCGCAAGGAGCGGAACGCCGATGAGACCGCCCTACGGCCCTCGAATGCGACTGTATTTACGAATAGGGCCGCTAAGGTTTCAGGCCATGATATTCCCCAAAGAAAAAATCCCCGGCATCCTGAAAAAGGCCCTGAGCAGGGGTGGGGATTTCGCAGAATGCTATTTTGAAAACGGCGGTCATTCTTCTGTGATCCTTGAGGACCAAAAGATAGAAAAGGTCATCACGGGGAGCAGCAGAGGCGTGGGGCTTAGGGTTATTTCCGGCCTGCGGACCGTCTATGCCTACTCCAACGAGACCTCTCCCCGATCCCTGATGGAGATGGCGGGCATGGTCAGCCGGGCCGTTCAGCGAGGAGCCGCGGAAAAGGTCATCCCACTGGTTTCTAAGACGCCCCCTTTTGAGATGCCGGTCTTGACCGATCCTGTTTCGGTTCCGATCCGGGCCAAAGTCGATCTGGCGCTCTCCGCCGATGCCGCCGTGAGAAGGGTTGATCCGCGGATCCGCCAGTCCAAGGTGCTGATCTTAGACGGCCGCAAGGAGGTTTTGATCGCCAATTCATTGGGCGAACTGGCCGAGGATGAGCGAGTCTACCTTCTTGCGCATGTTCAGGCTGTGGCCGGGGACGGGAACCTGATCCAGACGGGGGCGGAAACCCTGGGAGGCGCTGTGGGATATGAACTCTTCCAGGCCGAGCCCCTGGAAGAGGCCGCCCGGCGCGCGGCGGTCCGGGCCGTTCTCATGCTTTTCGCCTCTCCTGCGACTGCAGGCAGGATGCCCGTGGTTCTTTCCTCCAGGGCCGGGGGGACCATGATCCACGAGGCGGTGGGGCACGGTCTCGAGGCCGATCTGGTTCAGCAGAGGCTCTCGGTTTACAGCGGCCGAGTGGGAGATTGTATTGCATCGCCCACGATCTCCGTGGTGGACGATTCCACGGTTCCTTATAAAAGAGGCTCTTTCCGGTTTGACGATGAAGGGACTCCGTCCCGGCGCACGGTCTTGATCGAGCAGGGC contains:
- a CDS encoding aspartate-semialdehyde dehydrogenase, translated to MQKKDRYHVAVVGATGAVGNEMISILDERKFPVGDLRLLASSRSIGKTLSFKGRDHDVEELKETSFEGVDLALFSAGASRSLQFAPIAVKSGAVVVDNSSAFRTDPDIPLVVPEVNAPALARHHGIIANPNCSTIQMVVALKPIHDVAKIRRIVVTTFQAVSGTGQKAMDELLDQTRSLLSFREVVHKVYPHQIAFNCLPHIDVFLPNGYSKEEMKMVNETRKILEDDSIGVTATTVRVPVFRCHSESVNIQTEKKITAGQARELLAYAEGVCVLDDPANHIYPMAIDAAGKDETFVGRIREDESIENGLNLWIVSDNLRKGAALNAVQIAERLIS
- a CDS encoding peptidase C69, whose product is MIFPKEKIPGILKKALSRGGDFAECYFENGGHSSVILEDQKIEKVITGSSRGVGLRVISGLRTVYAYSNETSPRSLMEMAGMVSRAVQRGAAEKVIPLVSKTPPFEMPVLTDPVSVPIRAKVDLALSADAAVRRVDPRIRQSKVLILDGRKEVLIANSLGELAEDERVYLLAHVQAVAGDGNLIQTGAETLGGAVGYELFQAEPLEEAARRAAVRAVLMLFASPATAGRMPVVLSSRAGGTMIHEAVGHGLEADLVQQRLSVYSGRVGDCIASPTISVVDDSTVPYKRGSFRFDDEGTPSRRTVLIEQGVLKGYLYDRLSAMKDGAASTGNGRRESFRCRPIPRMTNTMILPGREDPEEIIRATASGLFVVRMGGGQVNTVNGDFVFEVGEGYRIENGRIGEPVRGATLTGNGPAVLMQIDRVGNDLGYAVGTCGKDGQGAPVADAQPTVRIPEMTVGGEVGDGTRRAAR